A single region of the Salvia miltiorrhiza cultivar Shanhuang (shh) chromosome 8, IMPLAD_Smil_shh, whole genome shotgun sequence genome encodes:
- the LOC130997772 gene encoding 40S ribosomal protein S14-3-like: MSKRKTREPKEENVTLGPATRDGELVFGVAHIFASFNDTFIHVTDLSGRETMVRITGGMKVKADRDESSPYAAMLAAQDVSQRCKELGINALHIKLRATGGNKTKTPGPGAQSALRALARSGMKIGRIEDVTPIPTDSTRRKGGRRGRRL; encoded by the exons ATG TCGAAGAGAAAGACTAGAGAGCCCAAGGAAGAGAATGTCACACTTGGACCTGCTACTAGGGACGGCGAATTGGTCTTTGGTGTTGCCCACATTTTTGCCTCATTCAATGACACCTTCATT CACGTGACTGATTTGTCTGGGCGTGAGACCATGGTCCGCATTACAG GTGGTATGAAGGTCAAAGCTGATAGAGACGAGTCATCTCCCTATGCTGCTATGCTTGCAGCACAAGATGTTTCTCAGAGATGCAAG GAATTGGGTATCAATGCTCTTCACATTAAACTCCGTGCTACTGGTGGCAACAAAACTAAGACCCCTGGTCCTGGTGCTCAGTCTGCACTCAGAGCCCTTGCGCGTTCGGGCATGAAGATTGGTCGTATAG AGGATGTGACTCCGATTCCAACCGACAGCACCAGGAGAAAGGGTGGCAGAAGGGGAAGGAGGCTTTAA